The segment GAGAAATCGGCGTAGTGCTGGGTGATGGCCCAGATCATGAACAGCAGGTGGTATGGGTCGACGGGGTCGATGCGGCCCTGGGCTGCCCAGCGGTCGATATCGGCGGCGCGGGTGGCGGCCCATTGGCGCAGGGTGGTGCGCAGATAGCCCATCAACTGGGGGGCGCCGTGGATGACCTCGTTGGCGAAGACCTTCGAGGCGGCGGGGCGGGTGCGCGACAGCTCCATCTTGGCGCGGACGTAGTGGCCGATGGCCTCGACCGGGTCGTCGCTGACGCCGAAGCGGTCGGCGGCTTCGAACCATTCGGCGATGATGCTTTCCAGCACGCGGGCGTAGAGCTGGTTCTTGGTGCGGAAATAATAGTGGAGGTTGGCCTTGGGCACGCCGGCGCGTTCGGCGATGGCGGCGGTGCTGGCACCGCGATAGCCCATCTCGGCGAACACCTCCTCGGCGGCGGCCAGGATCGCCACGGTGTTCTCCTCGCGGATCTGCGCCTTGCGGGGCAGGGGGCGCGCGGGGGTGTCGATGCCGGGCGGGGTGGCCGTGGTCATCTGGGGGCGATCCTCGATTCAGGGGGCGCCGGGTTGGCGTGTGGGCGTGCGGTTGATCAGCGTATGTGGATATCGCGGTCGAAACCTGTTCAGGACATCTTGACCGCTTGGTCAGGATACGTCTAACCTGTTCTTCAGGCGATGAAGATCGACAAGGTCAGGTCGCCGCTGGAACGGTTGCTGTGCCCCCGGCGCAACATCGTTTCAGAACCAGATCAGAAACAAGATCCGAGAGGCCGCGTCAAGCGGCCCGGTGAGGACGAGCGCCGGCCAACAAGGAACCGGCGCCGCCCATGACAGTGAGAGCAGGCAAACCGCGCCGAGGCGAACGCCGGACCCGTTGTCCGACGCCTTCGATCGACCGCCGGGAGGCCATTTGGAATGACACGAGACCCCGACCCCGCATAGACGCGCCCGCGCAAATCCGGCTCGCGTGTGCTCCGCGCTCCGTGGCTGGCATGTTGCGTGCGGCCATGCCGTTTGATCCCGTCCGTATGATCGCCCGTGATTGTGGCGAAGGCTGAGGTGTGGCCGGAAGGTTGTTCCGGCGCCCCGGCCACGCCGTCAGATCCGGCCTTCCCCCGCATCCGCCATATGAAGAGAGATCCCATGTCCCGGACCATCGAGCATCTGATCGGCGGCGCCCGCGTGGCCCCTGAAGGTCCGCGCCGCGCGCCCGTGTTCAACCCCGCGACCGGCGAACAGGTGGCCGATCTTGGGCTTGCGACCGTGGCCGAGGTGACCCGCGCGATCGATGTGGCGGCCGAGGCGTTTCCGGCCTGGGCCGCGACCCCGCCGGCGCGGCGCGCGCGGGTGATGTTCCGGTTCAAGGAACTGCTGGAGGCGCGCGCCGACGACATCGCCCGCGCGATCAGCGCCGAGCACGGCAAGACCCATGCCGATGCGCTGGGCGAGGTGGCGCGCGGCATGGAGGTGGTGGAATTTGCCTGCGGCATTCCGCAATTGCTGAAGGGTGAATACAGCCGCAATGTCGGCCCGATGATCGACAGCTTCGACATGCGCGAGCCGCTGGGGGTGGTGGCCGGTATCACGCCGTTCAACTTCCCGGCCATGGTGCCGCTGTGGATGTTTCCGCTGGCGATCGCCGCCGGCAACACCTTCGTGCTGAAGCCGTCGGAGAAAGACCCGAGTGCGGCACTGCTGGTGGCGGAACTGGCCCATGAGGCCGGCCTGCCGGCGGGGGTGCTGAACGTGGTGCAGGGCGACAAAGAGGCGGTGGACGCGCTGTTGAGCGATCCGCGGGTCGAGGCGGTGAGCTTCGTGGGCTCCACCCCGATCGCGCAGTATGTCTATGCGACCGGCACCGCCAACGGCAAGCGGGTGCAGGCGCTGGGCGGCGCCAAGAACCATATGGTGATCCTGCCCGATGCTGATCTGGACCAGGCGGTGGATGCGCTGATGGGGGCCGGCTTCGGGTCGGCCGGCGAACGCTGCATGGCGATTTCGGTGGCGGTGCCGGTGGGCGAGGGCACCGCCGACCGGCTGATCGAGAAGCTGGCGCCACGGGTGGAGGCGATGAAGGTTGGCCCCGCCACCGACCCCGATGCCGAGATGGGGCCGCTGATTTCCGAGATCCACGCCCGCAAGGTGCGCGGCTATATCGATCAGGGCGTGGCCGAGGGCGCGCGGCTGGTGGTCGATGGCCGCGATTTCCGCCTGCAAGGCTATGAGGGCGGCTATTTCGTCGGCGGCACCCTGTTCGACCGAGTGACGACCGATATGGCGATCTATCGCGAGGAGATCTTCGGCCCGGTGCTGTCGGTGGTGCGCAGCGGATCGTATGAAGACGCGGTGGCGATGATCAACGCCCATGAATACGGCAACGGCACGGCGCTGTTCACCCGCGATGGCGATGCCGCGCGCGATTTCATCGCCCGGGTGCGGATCGGCATGGTGGGGGTGAACGTGCCGATCCCGGTGCCGGTGGCCTATCACAGCTTTGGCGGCTGGAAGAAATCGCTGTTCGGCGCCCATCACATCTATGGACCCGAGGGGGTGAAATTCTACACCCGCCTGAAGACCGTCACCCAGCGCTGGCCCACCGGTATCCGGTCCGGTGCCCAGTTCAATTTCCCGGCGATGGGGTAGACTTGCCCGGCAATGGGCCAGCGGCCGGCCATGTGGCGGGCTGCACCCGGCCCGATATCCAGACCAGATCAGGGGACGATCACACCATGTCGAATATCCGGATCAATGGCGACCGGCTCTGGGACAGCCTGATGGAAATGGCCAAGATCGGTGCCACCGACAAGGGCGGCGTCTGCCGCCTGGCGCTGACCGATCTGGACCGCCAGGGCCGCGACCTGTTCGTGCAATGGGCGAAGGATGCCGGCTGCACGATCACCGTCGACAAGATGGGCAACATCTTCGCCCGCCGCGAGGGCCGCAACCCGTCGCTGCCGCCGGTGATGACCGGCAGCCATCTGGACAGCCAGCCGACCGGCGGCCGGTTCGACGGCGTCTATGGCGTGCTGGCCGGGCTTGAGGTGCTGCGCACCCTGAACGACCTGAATTACGAGACCGAGGCCCCGGTCGAGGTGGCGGTCTGGACCAATGAGGAAGGCTCGCGCTTCGCGCCGGCGATGGTGGCGTCGGGTGTGTTCGCGGGGGTGTTCGACCTGGATTACGGGTTGTCGCGCGCCGACCAGGATGGCCGCACCATGGGCCAGGAACTGGCGCGCATCGGCTATGCCGGCGACCAGCCGATGGGCAAGCCGGTGGGCGCCTATTTCGAGGCCCATATCGAACAGGGCCCGATCCTTGAGGCCGAGGACAAGACCATCGGCATCGTCACCCACGCTCAGGGCCAGCGCTGGTTCGAGGTGACGCTGACCGGCCAGGAGGCCCATGCCGGGCCGACGCCGATGCCGATCCGCCGCGATGCTCTGCTGGGTGCGGCGCGGATGGTGCAGGCGGTGAACCGGATCGGCCTGGACAATGCGCCGGTCGCCTGCGCCACCGTCGGGCTGATGCAGGTCTATCCCAACAGCCGCAACGTCATTCCCGGCCGGGTGTTCTTCACGGTCGATCTTCGCCATCCCGATGACGCGGTGCTGGCGAAGATGGCGGATGAATTCCACGCCGCCCTGAACGAGATCCTGGCCGAGGGCAAGCTGACCGCCGAGGTGGAGCAGATCTTCTATTACGCCCCGGTGCCGTTCGACGAGGATTGCGTGGGCGCGGTGCGCGCCGCCACCGCCGCCGCCGGGTTCAGCAACCGCGACATCGTCTCGGGCGCCGGCCATGACGCCTGCTATCTGGCCAAGGTGGCGCCCACCGGCATGATCTTCATCCCCTGCATCGACGGCATCAGCCACAACGAGGTCGAGGACGCCAAGCCGGAATGGGTGTCGGCCGGCTGCGAGGTGCTGCTGGGCGCGATGCTGGAACGGGCCAATGCGGGGGGCGCCACGGTGGGTGCCGGCTCGAAGGCCGACGCCGCCTGACCGTACGACCGGCCATGGCGGGGCATCGCCCCCGCCATGGCGGACGGATCGACGGACCCGCGAGGGGGCCGGGCTCTATGGTCCGGATCAACCCTTCGTTGAGAGAGCCGCGGCCGACAACAAACGACCGACAAAGGACGAGCTTCATCATGGACGAGACGGGTGACATCCGCGCCGGCCGTCTGCCGGCCGACACGATCCGACAGAACTTCCTCGACGCCCATCCGCCGCTCGACAAGCGCGCGGCACTGGTGGAGGCGAGCCGCTGCCATTTCTGCTGGGACGCGCCCTGCGTGACCGCATGCCCGACCGGCATCGATATTCCCAGCTTCATCCGCAAGATCGCCACCGACAACATGAAGGGGGCGGCAACCGACATCCTGTCGGCCAATATCATGGGCGGCATGTGCGCGCGGGTCTGCCCGACCGAGATCCTGTGCGAACAGGCCTGCGTTCGTCATGACCAGGACGAGAAGCCGGTGGAGATCGGGCTGTTGCAGCGCCATGCCACCGACTGGGTGTATGGATCGGACACGACGCCGCCCGTGCCGCTCTTCCAGCGCGGCGCCCCGACCGGGCGGCATGTGGCGGTGGTCGGCGGCGGCCCGGCGGGCTTAGCTTGCGCCCACCGGCTGGCGATGCTGGGCCATGAGGTGACGATCTTTGAGGCCCGCGACAAGCTGGGCGGCCTGAACGAATACGGCATCGCCGCCTATAAGACGGTCGATGATTTCGCGGCGCGCGAGGTGGCATGGATCCTGTCGATCGGCGGCATCACGGTGAAGACCGGCCAGATGCTGGGCCGCGATATCACCCTTGATGAACTCCGTGGCGGCTATGACGCGGTGTTCCTGGGGATGGGGCTTGGGGCGGTGCGCGCGTTGGGCGCGCCCGGCGAGGGGCTGGACGGGGTGGAGCCGGCGGTGGATTTCATCGCCCGGCTGCGGCAGGCCGACGACCGGGCAGGGGTGACGGTCGGCCGGCAGGTGGTGGTGATCGGCGGCGGCAACACCGCGGTCGACGCGGCGGTGCAGTCGAAGAAGCTCGGTGCCGAGGACGTGACCATGGTCTATCGGCGCGGCACGGCCGAGATGAGCGCCACGCCCGACGAGCAGGATTTCGCCCGGACCAATGGCGTGGTGCTGCGCACATGGCTGCGGCCGGTGGCGGTGCATGGCGCCGACGGCCGGGTGACCGGGGTTGAATTCGCCTATACCGCCCCCGATGCCGATGGCCGGCCGCAGGATACCGGCGACCGCCGGGTGATCGCCGCCGATCAGGTGCTGCTGGCGATCGGTCAGGTGCTGGTGCCCGATGGCTTTGGTGGTGCCGCGGTGCTGGAGATGGCCGGCGGCCGCATCGTCGTCGATGGCGGCATGGCCACTTCGCTGGCCGGTGTCTGGGCGGGTGGCGACTGCGTTGAAGGCGGCATCGACCTGACGGTGCAGGCGGTTGAGCACGGCAAGCGCGCGGCGCTGTCGATTACCCGGACCCTGGCGGCGCTGGAAGGCGTCGCGGCCTGAGCGGCCTGATTTTCCGACCCATTTGAAAGGATCGTCGTCATGGCCGATCTGTCCTGCAGCTTCGCCGGTATCCGCTCCCCCAACCCGTTCTGGCTGGCCTCGGCCCCGCCGACCGACAAGGAATACAACGTCGTGCGCGCCTTCGAGGCGGGCTGGGGCGGGGTGGTCTGGAAGACGCTCGGCATCGACCCGCCGGTGGTGAACGTGTCGTCGCGCTATGGCGCGGTGTCGTATAACGGCCAGCGCATCGCCGGCCTGAACAATATCGAGCTGATCACCGATCGGCCGCTCGCGGTCAATCTGGAAGAGATCGCGCGGGTGAAGCGCAACTGGCCGGATCGCGCGGTCATCGTCTCGCTGATGGTGCCGTGCAACGAGGCCGACTGGGCCTATATCCTGCCGATGGTGGAAGAAACCGGCTGCGATGGCGTGGAGCTGAATTTCGGCTGCCCGCACGGCATGTCGGAGCGCGGCATGGGTGCGGCGGTCGGTCAGGTGCCGGAATATGTCGAGATGGTCACGCGCTGGGTGAAGAAGCATTCGCGCCTGCCGACCATCGTCAAGCTCACCCCCAACATCACCGATGTCCGCCAGTCGGCGCGGGCGGCGAAGAATGGCGGCGCCGATGCGGTGTCGCTGATCAACACCATCAACTCGATCGTCTCGGTCGATCTGGACCTGATGGCGCCCGAACCGACTGTTGATGGCAAGGGCACCCATGGCGGCTATTGCGGCCCGGCGGTGAAGCCGATCGCGCTCAACATGGTGGCCGAGATCGCGCGTGATCCGGCGACCCAGGGCCTGCCGATTTCCGGCATCGGCGGTATCCAGAGCTGGAAGGACAGCGCCGAGTTCATCGCCCTTGGCTGCGGCAGCGTTCAGGTCTGCACCGCCGCGATGCATTACGGCTTCCGGATCGTTCAGGACATGATCGACGGCCTGAACAACTGGATGGACAGCAAGGGCTACAAGACCCTCGACGACGTCCGCGGCCGGGCGGTGCCGAATGTCACCGACTGGCAGTTCCTGAACATGAAATACGACATCAAGGCCCGGATCGATCAGGACCAGTGCATCAAATGCGGGCTGTGCCATATCGCCTGTGAAGACACCTCGCATCAGGCGATCACCGCCCTGAAAGACGGCCGGCGCCATTTCGAGGTGGTCGATGCCGAATGCGTCGGCTGCAATCTGTGCATGCTGGCCTGCCCGGTGCCGAGCTGCATCACCATGGAACGGGTGGATGCCGGCACCGAATACCAGAACTGGACCCAGCATCCCAACAACCCGATGGCCAATGCCGACGCTGCCGAATAGGTCTGCCGGCACCTTTTCCTGATTGTCCCGGCCGGGTGACCCGCGCTGCCATCCAGCCCCCGCGTCCGCGCGCGATGGCGGGGCGGGGCCATGCCGGCGGGGCCGCACCCTTCATGGACACGACCGGAAGGATCGTTGAACGCCATGTCAGACCATGTTCAATACGGGGCCGCCGCGCGCGGGGCCGCTCCGTCCGGCGCCACATCCGCGCATGGCCGCGCGGCGGCGCATGATCCGTCACTGTGGAATGCCGATCTGGCGCCGACCACAGCCGATCAGCGGAGCTGGGACTGGCCATCGATCGCCGCCCTGTGGGTGGGGATGGTGGTCTGCGTGCCCACCTATATGATCGCCGCCGGGCTGGTATCGGAAGGCATGAACTGGTGGCAGGCGGTGCTGACCGTGCTGGCCGGCAATGTGGTGGTGCTGGTGCCGATGCTGCTGATCGGCCATGCCGGCGCCAAGCATGGGATTCCGTTTCCGGTGCTGCTGCGGGCATCCTTCGGCACGCGCGGCGCCAGATTACCGGCGCTGATGCGCGGGCTGGTCGCCTGCGGCTGGTTCGGCATCAACACCTGGGTCGGCGGATCGGCGATCTATGTTATCCTGAACGCCATCACCGGCGATGCGGTGGCAGGCAGGCCCCTGCCGCTGCTGGGTATCGATCTGGCGCAGTTGCTCAGCTTCCTGGCGTTCTGGGCGCTGCATCTGTATTTCGTGGCCAAGGGCACGGAATCGATCCGCTGGCTGGAAAAGGCGGCGGCGCCGGTGCTGCTGGGGATGGGGCTGGTGCTGCTGGGCTGGGCCTATGTCAATGCCGGCGGTTTCGGTGTGATGCTGTCGCAGCCATCCGCCTTTGGTCCTGGCGGCGCGAAAGAGGGCCAGTTCTGGTCGGCCTTCTGGCCGGGCCTGACTGCAATGGTCGGTTTCTGGGCGACGATGGCGCTGAACATTCCCGATTTCACCCGCTTCGCCCGCAGCCAGCGCGACCAGTTTCTGGGCCAGGCGGTGGGCCTGCCGCTGCCGATGGCGCTGTTCGCCTTCATCGGCGTCGCGGTCACCTCGGCCACCGTGGTCATCTATGGCGAGGCGATCTGGGATCCGGTGGCGCTGGCCGGCCGCATGGGCGGGCTGGGCGTGGTGCTGGCGCTGGGTGCGCTGCTGATCGCCACGCTCACCACCAACATCGCCGCCAACATGGTGGCGCCGGCCAACGGCTTTTCCAATCTGGCGCCGTCGCGGATTTCGTTCAGGATGGGGGGGTACATCACCGCCGGCATCGGCATTGCCATGTTCCCCTGGAAGCTGCTGGAATCGGCCGGTGGTTATCTGTTCGTCTGGTTGATCGGCTATTCGGCGCTGCTGGGGCCGATCGCCGGGCTGCTGATCGCGGACTATTTCTTCATCCGCCGCACCCGGCTGGATGTGGACGCGCTGTTCAGGTCCGATGGCCCCTATAGCTATCGCGGCGGCTGGAATCCGGCGGCGGTGATCGCGCTGATCGTCGGCATCCTGCCCAACCTGCCGGGTTTCCTGTCCACCGCCGGCATCATCGGCCCGGTGGGGGATGTCTGGATCCAGATCTATGGCTATGCCTGGTTTGTGGGGCTGGCCGTTTCCGCCATTGTCTATCTCGGCCTGATGCGGGGCAGGGCCTCCGCCTGAGCGCCCCGCCATCCGGCCCATCTGAACCGTCACCAAGGGAGCAGAACCAATGTCGCTGCTGATCAAGGGAGGCACGGTCGTCACCGCCGACCAGACGATGCGTGCCGACGTCTATTGTGCCGACGGCCGGATCGCCGCGGTCGGCGAGGCGCTTGACGTGCCCGCGGGCGCCGAAGTGGTCGATGCCGGCGGCGCGCTGGTGATGCCGGGCGGCATCGACCCTCACACCCATATGCAGTTGCCGTTCATGGGCACGGTCACGAGCGAGGATTTCGAGAGCGGCACCGCCGCGGCGCTTGCCGGCGGCACCACCTCGATCATCGATTTCGTGATCCCCGATCCGCAGCAGCCGCTGATGGATGCCTTCCGCACCTGGCGCGGCTGGGCGGAGAAGTCGGTGGCCGATTACGGCTTCCATGTCGCCGTCACCTGGTGGGACGACAGCGTGCATGCCGATATGGGCCGGCTGGTGCGTGACGAGGGCGTCAACAGCTTCAAGCATTTCATGGCCTATAAGGGCGCGATCATGGCACCCGACGAGGTGCTGGTGCGCAGTTTCGAGCGCGCGCTTGAGCTTGGGGCGATGCCGACCGTTCATGCCGAGAACGGCGAACTGGTCTGGACCCTGCAACAGAAGATCAAGGAGCGCGGCTTCACCGGCCCCGAGGGCCATCCGCTGTCGCGCCCGCCTGAGGTGGAGGGCGAAGCCGCGAACCGCGCGATCCGCATCGCTCAGGTGCTGGGCGTGCCGATCTATATCGTCCATGTCTCGTGCAAGGAGAGCCTGGAGGCGATCACCCGCGCGCGGCTGGAGGGCCAGCGGGTGTTCGGCGAGGTGCTGGCCGGGCATCTGGTGGTCGATGACAGCGTCTATCGCCATCCCGACTGGGACACGGCGGCGGCCTATGTGATGAGCCCGCCCTTCCGGTCGAAGGAACATCAGGCGGCGCTGTGGAAGGGGTTGCAGTCGGGCAATCTGCAGACCACCGCCACCGATCATTGCTGCTTCTGTGCCGATCAGAAGCGCATGGGGCTGGGCGATTTCACCAAGATCCCGAACGGCACGGCCGGTGTGGAGGACCGCATGGCGGTGCTGTGGCATCACGGCGTCAATGCCGGCCGGATGACGCCCAATGAATTCGTCGCCGCGACATCGGCCAATGCCGCGAAGATCTTCAACATCTATCCGCGCAAGGGCGCCATTACGCCGGGCGCCGATGCCGATCTGGTGGTCTGGGATCCCAAGGCCAGCCGGACGATCTCGGCCAAGACCCACCATCAGAAGATCGACTTCAACATCTTCGAGGGCATGACCGTGGAAGGATCGGCGGCGGTGACGGTGTCCGCCGGCGAGGTGGTGTGGAAGAACGGCACGCTGGACGTGCGCACCGGCCGTGGCCGCTATGTCAAACGGCCGAATTTCTCGCCGATGTTCGAGGCACTGGGCAAGCTGGCGGCCAGGACCGCGCCGATGCCGGTGGATCGCAAGCTGCCGACGGCGGCGGAGTGATGCCCCGGTGAATAAATACAGGAGCATGGCGGCCGCCGCTTGACCGTCACCCGATATGGAATGCATCTTCAAGATGTATTCCTGTGCGATATAAGTACTTGAAAGGGCGCCGGAGTCCGCTTCGGCGCCCTTGTCATGTCCGCCCGTCACGGCATCATCCGGCGATCGCTGGTCAAGCCTGCTGATCGCATGACGCAGGCGGGGCGACCGTGTATCGTCTGCTTGGGATCAGGCATCAGGGACGGGCGATCGCACCGTCGGACGGGAGGCCGGGATGGCGATCGATCCGATCGCGCTCAACCGGATGTGTTTGCGCGCCGCGGCTGCGGCAGGTGGCCATGCCGAGGCAATCAGAGCCTGGGCCGGCGCGATCGGCGACGCCTTCGGTGCCGCCCGCGTGGTTCTGTGGCTGTCGGCCCCTGCCTCGTCGGCGGTGCAGTGCCTTGTCGACTGGAGCGGACCGCAAGCGGCCGGCGGCGGTGACAGCCGTGGCGGGCGGACTGAGCAGGTCGTGCGGCTGGCGGTGCGCCCCCGCCCGGTGCTGTTGACCCTGACCATGCCGGGCGGCATCGTGCCCATCGATCCGGATCTGGTGGCGGATCTGGCCGCGCAGTTGCAATTGATCCTGAACGGCATGGCGGCCGACGAGCGGGCACGGCTGCTGGCGGGCGCGCTCGATGCGGTGGATGACGGCGTGCTGATCGTCGAGGCTCGCCCGGTCGATGGCCCGCCATCGGGCTTGACCCATGCCAGCCGCCATTTCGGACACGTCGCCCCCTTCGCCGCGCTGCCGCCGCCACTGGACCGGCCGGGTGTGGTGGGGCCGCTGAGGGCGGCGATCGGCCGCAGCCTGGCATCGGGCCAGGCCGAACGTGTCGCGGTTCTGGATCCACGCGCCGATGGCGATGCCGGGATCGCCCGGCTCGACATAAGCTGCCTGGCACCCTCCGGACTGTTCGCCGGCGGCTGGATGGCGGTGCTGCGCGACCCCGAGGGCGGCCGACAGGGCGCCGAGGCGGCGGAAGCGCGGGAGCGCATGTTCCGCGCGCTCTATGACGCCAATCCGGTACCGATGTGGATCTATGATGAGCACAACCTTAGGTTGCTGTCGGTCAACGAGGCGATGGTGACCAAATATGGTTACGACGCCCATACGCTGCTTGGCATGTCACTGCTGGATCTGCGGCCGGCCGAGGACGTGCCCGCGGTGATGCAGGTGCTGTCCACACGGGCCCGCGCCCATGAGGTGAGCGGCCCCTGGCGGCATCGGGCGGCCAATGGCGATACCTTCCATGTCGAGATCGTCACCCACCGGCTTGAATGGGAGGGGCGCGCGGCAATTCTGACCGCCGCCTTCGACATCACCGAACGCGAGCTGGCCAACCGGGTGCTGCGGATGCGTCAGGCCGATTCCGACCGGCTGCTGCGGGTGCAGTCGGCCATCCTGGATTCCATTCCGGCGGTGGTATGGTTGCTGGACGCGGCCGGCAATGTGGTCGCGATGAACCGGGCCTGGCACCGGCTGGCGGCGGATCTGGGCGACACCGCGCCGGAAATCCGGATCGGACAGGATTTCCGGGGCAGGCGCGATGGATTTGGCGGCGCCGGCGGCGGACAGCCGGGGCCCGGTGGTGTCGAGACCGCGCGGTCATTGCCCGCCGGCATGGTCCAGGCGGTGCTGTCGGTGCTGTCGGGACAGAAATCCGAGGCGAGCCACGACTTTCCCGTCATGGTCGGAACCGCGACCCGCTGGTTTCAGACCACGGTGACCGCGGTTGTCGATGCCCAGGGATTGCCGGGCGGGGCCGTGGTGATGTCGATCGACATCTCGGCGATGAAACGAGCCCAGTTCGACATCCTGGCGGCGCAGAACCGCGCCATTGCCGCCAGCGCCGCGAAGTCACTGTTCCTGGCCCATATGAGCCACGAACTGCGCACGCCGCTGAACGCGGTCATCGGTTTTGCCGATGTCATCGAGGGCGAGATGCTGGGGCCGGTGGGCGTGCGGACCTATAAGGATTATGCCGGACATGTCTCGGTTGCCGGGCGTCATCTGCTTCAGGTCATCGATGGCCTGCTGGATCTTGCCAATATCGAGACCGGCAGCCTGATACCCGACCGTCAGCCGGTCGATCTGGCGCAGATCGTGGCCGAGGCCGCCGCCGCCTGCGGCACGGCCCTGCGCCGCCATGGCGCCCGCCTGG is part of the Tistrella bauzanensis genome and harbors:
- a CDS encoding TetR/AcrR family transcriptional regulator — its product is MTTATPPGIDTPARPLPRKAQIREENTVAILAAAEEVFAEMGYRGASTAAIAERAGVPKANLHYYFRTKNQLYARVLESIIAEWFEAADRFGVSDDPVEAIGHYVRAKMELSRTRPAASKVFANEVIHGAPQLMGYLRTTLRQWAATRAADIDRWAAQGRIDPVDPYHLLFMIWAITQHYADFSCQIQAVLDRDRLPRAEFDRAADQITRIIVKGIGALDRRPEPDTTA
- a CDS encoding CoA-acylating methylmalonate-semialdehyde dehydrogenase, with product MSRTIEHLIGGARVAPEGPRRAPVFNPATGEQVADLGLATVAEVTRAIDVAAEAFPAWAATPPARRARVMFRFKELLEARADDIARAISAEHGKTHADALGEVARGMEVVEFACGIPQLLKGEYSRNVGPMIDSFDMREPLGVVAGITPFNFPAMVPLWMFPLAIAAGNTFVLKPSEKDPSAALLVAELAHEAGLPAGVLNVVQGDKEAVDALLSDPRVEAVSFVGSTPIAQYVYATGTANGKRVQALGGAKNHMVILPDADLDQAVDALMGAGFGSAGERCMAISVAVPVGEGTADRLIEKLAPRVEAMKVGPATDPDAEMGPLISEIHARKVRGYIDQGVAEGARLVVDGRDFRLQGYEGGYFVGGTLFDRVTTDMAIYREEIFGPVLSVVRSGSYEDAVAMINAHEYGNGTALFTRDGDAARDFIARVRIGMVGVNVPIPVPVAYHSFGGWKKSLFGAHHIYGPEGVKFYTRLKTVTQRWPTGIRSGAQFNFPAMG
- a CDS encoding Zn-dependent hydrolase encodes the protein MSNIRINGDRLWDSLMEMAKIGATDKGGVCRLALTDLDRQGRDLFVQWAKDAGCTITVDKMGNIFARREGRNPSLPPVMTGSHLDSQPTGGRFDGVYGVLAGLEVLRTLNDLNYETEAPVEVAVWTNEEGSRFAPAMVASGVFAGVFDLDYGLSRADQDGRTMGQELARIGYAGDQPMGKPVGAYFEAHIEQGPILEAEDKTIGIVTHAQGQRWFEVTLTGQEAHAGPTPMPIRRDALLGAARMVQAVNRIGLDNAPVACATVGLMQVYPNSRNVIPGRVFFTVDLRHPDDAVLAKMADEFHAALNEILAEGKLTAEVEQIFYYAPVPFDEDCVGAVRAATAAAGFSNRDIVSGAGHDACYLAKVAPTGMIFIPCIDGISHNEVEDAKPEWVSAGCEVLLGAMLERANAGGATVGAGSKADAA
- a CDS encoding NAD(P)-dependent oxidoreductase — protein: MDETGDIRAGRLPADTIRQNFLDAHPPLDKRAALVEASRCHFCWDAPCVTACPTGIDIPSFIRKIATDNMKGAATDILSANIMGGMCARVCPTEILCEQACVRHDQDEKPVEIGLLQRHATDWVYGSDTTPPVPLFQRGAPTGRHVAVVGGGPAGLACAHRLAMLGHEVTIFEARDKLGGLNEYGIAAYKTVDDFAAREVAWILSIGGITVKTGQMLGRDITLDELRGGYDAVFLGMGLGAVRALGAPGEGLDGVEPAVDFIARLRQADDRAGVTVGRQVVVIGGGNTAVDAAVQSKKLGAEDVTMVYRRGTAEMSATPDEQDFARTNGVVLRTWLRPVAVHGADGRVTGVEFAYTAPDADGRPQDTGDRRVIAADQVLLAIGQVLVPDGFGGAAVLEMAGGRIVVDGGMATSLAGVWAGGDCVEGGIDLTVQAVEHGKRAALSITRTLAALEGVAA
- the preA gene encoding NAD-dependent dihydropyrimidine dehydrogenase subunit PreA — encoded protein: MADLSCSFAGIRSPNPFWLASAPPTDKEYNVVRAFEAGWGGVVWKTLGIDPPVVNVSSRYGAVSYNGQRIAGLNNIELITDRPLAVNLEEIARVKRNWPDRAVIVSLMVPCNEADWAYILPMVEETGCDGVELNFGCPHGMSERGMGAAVGQVPEYVEMVTRWVKKHSRLPTIVKLTPNITDVRQSARAAKNGGADAVSLINTINSIVSVDLDLMAPEPTVDGKGTHGGYCGPAVKPIALNMVAEIARDPATQGLPISGIGGIQSWKDSAEFIALGCGSVQVCTAAMHYGFRIVQDMIDGLNNWMDSKGYKTLDDVRGRAVPNVTDWQFLNMKYDIKARIDQDQCIKCGLCHIACEDTSHQAITALKDGRRHFEVVDAECVGCNLCMLACPVPSCITMERVDAGTEYQNWTQHPNNPMANADAAE
- a CDS encoding NCS1 family nucleobase:cation symporter-1, yielding MSDHVQYGAAARGAAPSGATSAHGRAAAHDPSLWNADLAPTTADQRSWDWPSIAALWVGMVVCVPTYMIAAGLVSEGMNWWQAVLTVLAGNVVVLVPMLLIGHAGAKHGIPFPVLLRASFGTRGARLPALMRGLVACGWFGINTWVGGSAIYVILNAITGDAVAGRPLPLLGIDLAQLLSFLAFWALHLYFVAKGTESIRWLEKAAAPVLLGMGLVLLGWAYVNAGGFGVMLSQPSAFGPGGAKEGQFWSAFWPGLTAMVGFWATMALNIPDFTRFARSQRDQFLGQAVGLPLPMALFAFIGVAVTSATVVIYGEAIWDPVALAGRMGGLGVVLALGALLIATLTTNIAANMVAPANGFSNLAPSRISFRMGGYITAGIGIAMFPWKLLESAGGYLFVWLIGYSALLGPIAGLLIADYFFIRRTRLDVDALFRSDGPYSYRGGWNPAAVIALIVGILPNLPGFLSTAGIIGPVGDVWIQIYGYAWFVGLAVSAIVYLGLMRGRASA
- the hydA gene encoding dihydropyrimidinase; the protein is MSLLIKGGTVVTADQTMRADVYCADGRIAAVGEALDVPAGAEVVDAGGALVMPGGIDPHTHMQLPFMGTVTSEDFESGTAAALAGGTTSIIDFVIPDPQQPLMDAFRTWRGWAEKSVADYGFHVAVTWWDDSVHADMGRLVRDEGVNSFKHFMAYKGAIMAPDEVLVRSFERALELGAMPTVHAENGELVWTLQQKIKERGFTGPEGHPLSRPPEVEGEAANRAIRIAQVLGVPIYIVHVSCKESLEAITRARLEGQRVFGEVLAGHLVVDDSVYRHPDWDTAAAYVMSPPFRSKEHQAALWKGLQSGNLQTTATDHCCFCADQKRMGLGDFTKIPNGTAGVEDRMAVLWHHGVNAGRMTPNEFVAATSANAAKIFNIYPRKGAITPGADADLVVWDPKASRTISAKTHHQKIDFNIFEGMTVEGSAAVTVSAGEVVWKNGTLDVRTGRGRYVKRPNFSPMFEALGKLAARTAPMPVDRKLPTAAE